The genomic DNA AGGATGGAGTAAGAGTGTAAAACCCTAGAAGTTATCAGTGATCTGAATTACAGTGATGAGACACAATGAGTTTAGAGTCCTAATCTTTCTTACCAATAGCTCATGATAGCAGCATCTATTACATCTATTACATCTATTACCACGATATCGGTATTAGTCTAATTTGGGATAACGGATTTCTCTTTTTATGGTTCACGTTCCTTTCACTTGAAGATTGCATGATGAGGCCATACTGCGTCCCTGGTGCAAATAGAGTATGAGAAGCGCCCTCTCCTGTGCAAAGGTTAATCGTGCAGGGGAAAGGGATTGCAGCGGGATGCAAACCACCCCAGGAGGCACTAGAAGAGGTGGAGAGGACTGGTAGGTATGACATCCTCATCTCTAGACACTAGTTGCAGAAGACGTGCTGGGAGATCCAGCTTTGGGGTTGCTGCCACCTGTATGCTTCCCTGAACAccaaagaaggtaaaaaaattattccatctCTCATGGaatccctcccccccccccttatcTGCTACCTTTAGTTTGTGCTGGTTTGAAAATAAGATGGGTATTCCAAGTTGTGCGGTAACTTTGGTGTCATTTCACTATATAGAGGGTGTTTCCTAAAAGACCTATCACACAGCGTGACCTGTAGGATGACAATATGCtcatgaagaaaagcaattagACTGTGGATGTTTTTGAGAGCCTAGTTCTGAGTTAGGTTTCATCACTCACCTCCCAACAGAAATTTGACATTGGCTTGTACATGACAGCAGGGACTAAATCAGACTGGCTACTGGGTCACCAGCTGCAGATGAAACTTTGTAATGCATGGAGAGTCTGAGTTCATTCGTATCtggttttgcctgtttttcaCAACTATTGTCTTGAAGGAAAATTTAATACTGACCATGAAAGCATTTCTTAAACAGGAATAGAGTTTTATGAGTTACCccaaaaaattacttaaatacTGCCGTCTTTAGTCAGGATTTGCTGTTTTTCAATGTGGATACATTGCTTGGTACCTGCCCTCTAATCCCTGTCGTGGAATATTTTAGTTTGGAaagcacctctggagatcatctaggTCATCTTCAAAGTTGGATGAGGATGTACAGGACCTTGTCACCCCTAAGGCTTTTACTTCAGCCCACATCTGAACAAAGATGATCGAaggattttcattaaaagaagaTGCATAATGATGTAATAGTTTAGAACATTATGTAAATTAGGCAAGGCAAAAGAATTACAGGTGTTGCATCACACCCTGCTAatccctgttccctgcacctacGGCACTGGGCTCCAATATTGGTTGCTCTAAAGACACTCacattttttcagaggaaaaacatcAAAGAGATTTCAGAATTCATTGAggtgaatatttattttgcttccaTTTCAATCAGTCCAGAAGTCTGTATCTTTGGTTTCTTCTAAATTCACTGCTATTATTTATCAGAGTTTTACATTTAGACTATGAATATCCTGAGGCTGGCGCAGTTTGCATATACATCTTCAGAGATTAATCACCAATGCCCTGCCTGACTGGGGTGTTACAAGCAATGCCTGCTGCTGATTTTTTAATAATGGAAAGTTTGATTTTCAGCAAAGTTACAGATATTCTGCACTTTGCAGATCTCTTTATACCTTAAAGAGTTTGATCTCTAGGATGCATATGAAAATACAAACCCCACAGTCTTGCCAGATTCATATCATTCTTACTTTTAATTTCTGGTTTGAAGGCACAGGAAACTACCatcaataatttattaataacaaaagtggcagcagcaacaacaaaatctaCCCCAGCATAGCATCATGTATGCACCACCAGCATGTCCGAGGGAGTTCCCATCTATGGGGAGAAGGGACTGTGTCCTCCATGCTGCCATCCCTTCCTTGCCAGTAAGGCACTTAGCACTTGTATAGACTCCTACACACTAAAAGTTGTATCAATACCAAAAGGGAAGCGTTAGCTTAGtcagaaatgaaacacaagTTCAACAAACATTCGGAGATGGCGTAAAACCACTCCATGACACCACTCAGAAATGTATACATTTTCAGTGCATTCCAGATTTGACTGCAAAGTAAGTAAAATCTACTAAATGTAAAATATCAAACATTAGATTTGTACATTTTAGGAATTTCAGGACAGTGCAGGGTCTTGACTAATACAGTAGAAGTGCTGTTGGTCTGCATTATCAGGCCCTTTTAATTCTCCCCAGAATGTGCAAGGTAGATAAAGCTGCATACTGAAGCATTAGGAACATTTTCAAGGCTCTTGTTGAAAGacttcctcatttttaatattttccactgGTTAACCACGATCATAAACAACAAGAGTACGTGTATGAGAACCTGAACCTGAACTCCTCAAGAACTAAAAATGTCAACCAGAAGAATGGGCCCTACATTGTTCTTCTCAGCAgggactttttatttttttgtccatCTCAGAAGATAAAACTGGGTCTGAATTTACATGAGAAAAAGAGCCAGTccaaaaaataagcttttaagATTTCAGTTTGAGTCAAAGTAAATTACTTAGTTTATTCCGCATGTTCTTagcaaagcagtattttcacCAATGATACTTGTGGGCAAACTTTATAGTAGGAGACGAGCAGAAATAAGAAGCATCACTCCTGTAGCATCCTCAAGGAGTTACTGGCTCATGCACATGGCAAAACTTCCTATGGATGTCAACATGTAAATACTTGtgtgctgctgtctgcagcCTGTAGCTGGTGTTCGGAACTTATAATTTGTGCCAGCAGCTAAATGCTAGCTATCACCTTCTTGGTCTTTGCCATTATATGTCTTTTGAATGTCAGATGATTCtggtatttctttgttttcttctcttagcCCTTCTTCCTGTGAttcttttgacatttttgaTTCAATGCTCTCCGTCTTGTGATTAATGGATGAATTCAGCCTGGATGAGTTCAGTCTCCATCTTCTCAGACTCctataaaaatcttttctgacattttcaCTAACCAGTACGTAGAGGATTGGATCAGCAACACTGTTTGCAGTGGCtaaacacagaaatgctgtaaaaattgaatatatttttttttcaaatggacATGAGCAATTCTGATGAAGCATAAAGTATATGGATCTTATTATGAGTACCACATGGTAGGGAGCAAAGCAGATCAGGAAAATGACAATAATGGCAATTGCCAGATATTTCACTTTGGCTTTTTCATGGCAAGTCaagctgctgcttgtttttgtattttggaaaattttgTAGTTTGTGAAAATGAGGATTATGAAAGGTATGGCAAATCCAAATAGGAATCTAGCAATGCTCAAAGAAGCCAATTGTATGTTGAGGGGCAAAGTCTCAAAGCAGGTCTTATGTTTTTGTTCTGTATCATCCATGTAAAACACAGGAATGTGGATTATTGCAACCAGAACAAAGAGCATACACACTATTGTGattgccattttctttcttcttcttccccttgaCTCCAGAGCATACACCACTGCCAAATAACGATCCAGAGAAATGCAGCACAAAAGCAGAATGCTGATGTATATGTTGCAGAAAAAGATGTATCCTGTTATTCTGCAAGCCGTTACACCCATATCCCAGTTGTGCCCATTTTGCACGTAGATAATCCAGAGAGGCAAGGTACTTAAATACATCAGCTCACACAACGATAAACTAAAAATGTAGATGCCAATTACGTTATTACTTTGGATTTGTACAAATGTAAACAGGGAAGTTAAGCAATTTGCTGGAAGGCCTACGGCAAAAACGATGCTGTAAACAGCAACCAGAAGTGTCTTGCTTTCTCCATAGGACATATCGTGGCAGATGGAACTATTATTTGTGTCTGTACAATTTTCCAttattctttttccagctgGTGTTTCCTGAGAATCAGAAGACAAGGTGGACAGTCAGCATTTGCATCACTTAAAAATGTGTCAGTAAAGTTTATCGTCCCATAGGTGCCAACAGGACATGTCAGGGGAACAAGTAGTGTGTTTGTCTTGGGGAAGCGTCTGAGACAGGCAAGTTTTCCGAGACCTGCTGGTCTCCTGGGAATCAGGTCTGATTTACTTCCgggaaaaatgcctttcttaACAAGGAATTTCTTGACTACAGAATGCCTGTTCTCTAAAACAGGGTACTGGGGACTGCCCCTAAACCAGGCTGCCTCATAAATAAGACAGAGCTGCTGATCAGTTACTTAGTCAATTCCCGGAGGAAATTAAGGGCATTAGtcttcaattaatttttttttcaaactgagtaggaaaaaatgtaaactgtaGAGATTTCAGAGGCAGACTTCCAAAGAAGCTATCATTTATGATTGGTCAGATGGGGAAACTCTCTGAAGTGCGTGGTGGTAGTTGTTGTGTCAGAGACTACCCAGCATACAGGAACTGGAATCTGGCCACTGGTGTGTACCTTCACACTGTATTACATCATAGTGGTTCACATCTAGCTAATTCATacttctcttctccctcctctttattaataacagcagctgaagaacAAAAACGTGTAGTGCTCTATAACCCTGACCATAGTAAACCAGTGAAACTGCCTACCACATCTGTTTGGTGCCTCTGGGAAACAACAGGAAATAAGAACAGTTGGAGGAAGTAAACAAGACCAAAAAGAAGAATATACACACATTGAAGAAATGGAGGTGAAGaaagttaacaaaaaaattccaccTTTCCATGATAACGTACACAAGAGCAGACCTGGTATTTGGTTAGTGTTAAGTAGCGCTAGGAGAAGCGTTTCTTGCAAAGTCATATGATGATTTCCATGCAGAAGTCTTCTCCAAGTGAAGAGTAGAATATGGAGGTGGGTGTACCGTAACAGTGTTGTGTGCCCTTAAAATTGTACTTTGCTGTATTTATGAGTTGAAGGTGTCCACTGTATAACATCCTTGATAAAAAAAAGGTCTTGTCTGATCTAATCTTTTGGGCGTTCCCTTATGGGATGGATACCTGCTCCAGGGAATAGTCAGCTAACTCCAGAAGCAGGAGATGTGTTGACAGAGATTGAGTCCCTGCAGACAGAGGAGGGGCGTGAGCTTTCTTGGTCTACACTGTGTATGAGCAGTTTCTTTAACACTGAGTTCATGCAGGGGAGAAGGCAGCTTTTAGTAGCCTCGGAACATGTATTTGTTGCTTCTTTGGGCCCACCTCCAGCAGACCAAGGAGAAGCAGTCTGCTCCCAGTGCAGTGAGACTATCTCCTGCATCTCTGGAAGGGTGGACAAGCTGGTGGGGACCGACCTTCCCCTCCATATGGGCAAGAGCAGTCCCTGGGGTGGCACAAGCAGATCCA from Phalacrocorax aristotelis chromosome 9, bGulAri2.1, whole genome shotgun sequence includes the following:
- the GPR132 gene encoding putative G-protein coupled receptor 132 — translated: MENCTDTNNSSICHDMSYGESKTLLVAVYSIVFAVGLPANCLTSLFTFVQIQSNNVIGIYIFSLSLCELMYLSTLPLWIIYVQNGHNWDMGVTACRITGYIFFCNIYISILLLCCISLDRYLAVVYALESRGRRRKKMAITIVCMLFVLVAIIHIPVFYMDDTEQKHKTCFETLPLNIQLASLSIARFLFGFAIPFIILIFTNYKIFQNTKTSSSLTCHEKAKVKYLAIAIIVIFLICFAPYHVVLIIRSIYFMLHQNCSCPFEKKIYSIFTAFLCLATANSVADPILYVLVSENVRKDFYRSLRRWRLNSSRLNSSINHKTESIESKMSKESQEEGLREENKEIPESSDIQKTYNGKDQEGDS